A window from Sphingobacterium hotanense encodes these proteins:
- the hppD gene encoding 4-hydroxyphenylpyruvate dioxygenase, with product MAQTFAEKIALAQDFLPINGTDYVEFYVGNAKQAAHYYKTAFGFQSEAYAGPETGVRDRASYVIKQNKIRLVLTTALKSDHPIAEHVKKHGDGVKVLALWVDDAEKSFNETVSRGAKVYQELEVKQDEFGEVRTAGIYTYGETVHMFVERKNYTGAFMPGYQVWESDYNPEETGLLYIDHCVGNVGWERMNETVEWYQDVMGFVNILSFDDKQINTEYSALMSKVMSNGNGYVKFPINEPAEGKKKSQIEEYLEFYEGEGVQHAALATNDIVSTVKALKARGVEFLGAPPEAYYEMLPERIGAIDEEIKIIQDLGILVDRDEEGYLLQIFTKPVEDRPTLFYEIIQRKGAQSFGAGNFKALFEAIEREQEKRGNL from the coding sequence ATGGCACAAACATTCGCAGAAAAGATTGCTCTAGCGCAGGATTTTCTACCTATTAACGGAACAGATTACGTTGAATTTTACGTGGGCAATGCAAAACAGGCAGCCCATTATTACAAGACTGCTTTTGGTTTCCAATCGGAAGCCTACGCCGGTCCGGAAACCGGCGTTCGCGACCGCGCTTCTTATGTTATTAAGCAAAACAAAATACGCTTGGTGCTGACTACAGCGTTGAAGTCTGACCATCCAATTGCTGAGCATGTTAAGAAGCATGGTGATGGCGTGAAAGTGTTAGCGCTATGGGTAGACGATGCAGAGAAGTCTTTTAACGAAACAGTTAGCCGCGGTGCTAAAGTATATCAGGAATTAGAAGTCAAACAAGATGAGTTTGGCGAAGTTCGCACTGCTGGTATCTATACATATGGAGAAACGGTACATATGTTCGTTGAGCGTAAGAATTATACTGGTGCTTTTATGCCGGGCTACCAAGTATGGGAATCAGATTATAATCCGGAAGAAACAGGTTTATTATATATCGACCATTGCGTCGGCAATGTGGGTTGGGAAAGAATGAACGAAACGGTAGAGTGGTATCAGGATGTGATGGGGTTTGTCAATATCCTTTCTTTCGACGACAAGCAGATCAATACAGAGTATTCCGCATTGATGAGCAAGGTAATGAGCAATGGCAATGGCTATGTGAAGTTTCCGATCAATGAGCCGGCTGAAGGGAAAAAGAAGTCACAGATTGAAGAGTATTTAGAGTTTTACGAGGGCGAAGGTGTTCAGCACGCTGCCTTAGCAACTAATGACATCGTTTCTACAGTAAAAGCATTGAAGGCTAGAGGAGTAGAGTTCTTAGGGGCACCTCCAGAGGCTTACTACGAGATGCTACCAGAACGTATCGGTGCTATTGATGAGGAAATCAAGATTATTCAAGATTTGGGAATTTTAGTTGACCGCGATGAGGAAGGGTACTTATTACAGATTTTCACCAAACCTGTGGAAGATCGTCCGACTTTATTTTATGAGATTATTCAGCGCAAAGGCGCACAGAGTTTTGGTGCTGGAAACTTCAAAGCTTTATTTGAAGCGATCGAAAGAGAACAAGAAAAGAGAGGAAACCTATAA
- a CDS encoding (deoxy)nucleoside triphosphate pyrophosphohydrolase, which yields MIHVACALIEKDNQVLICQRSADMKLPLKWEFPGGKQEEDESLEECLLREVEEELKLKINIHRPLTKVEYHYPDFSLTLYPYICSIKSGKPTKTEHEQVIWVDQVDLWKYDWANADLPIIEEYIRMVREAI from the coding sequence ATGATACATGTAGCCTGTGCCCTGATAGAGAAAGATAATCAAGTTCTAATTTGCCAACGATCTGCGGATATGAAACTTCCCTTAAAATGGGAGTTCCCCGGTGGCAAACAAGAAGAAGATGAGTCCTTGGAAGAGTGTTTACTTCGCGAGGTAGAAGAAGAATTGAAGTTAAAGATTAACATTCATCGCCCATTGACCAAGGTGGAATACCACTACCCTGACTTTTCATTAACCCTTTATCCCTACATCTGCAGCATCAAATCCGGTAAACCTACAAAAACCGAACACGAACAAGTAATCTGGGTCGATCAAGTTGACCTCTGGAAATACGACTGGGCAAACGCCGACCTCCCCATCATAGAAGAGTATATTCGTATGGTGAGGGAAGCAATATAA
- a CDS encoding Glu/Leu/Phe/Val dehydrogenase dimerization domain-containing protein, whose amino-acid sequence MKELLKAFEEKRPEIVFEWKDPETDAEGWVVINSLRGGAAGGGTRMRLGLDRNEVESLAKTMEVKFTVSGPAIGGAKSGINFDPSDPRKKDVLDRWFKAVTPLLKNYYGTGGDLNIDEITDVIPLTEQYGLWHPQEGVLSGHFDVRENGRIHQIGQLRYGVSKVLEDGTYSPELKRKYKVADMITGFGVAESVRHFYSLFGGEIGEKTAIIQGWGNVAASAAFYLSKFGVKVIGIIDRVGGLINEKGFSEEEIAALFLSRNGNSLAADHLIPFEEINERIWKLGADIFIPAAASRLVSKEQVNTMVAHGLELIASGANVPFADKEIFYGPVMEYADQHVAVIPDFIANCGMARVFAYLMQPNIEISDDALFSDVSDIILKAMEAIHAANPTSKTGISSRGYEIALKQLV is encoded by the coding sequence ATGAAAGAATTATTGAAAGCTTTCGAAGAGAAGCGTCCGGAGATTGTATTTGAATGGAAAGATCCGGAGACGGATGCCGAAGGATGGGTTGTTATTAATTCCTTGCGCGGTGGTGCCGCAGGCGGAGGGACCCGTATGCGCTTAGGATTGGATCGTAATGAGGTAGAATCCCTAGCGAAGACCATGGAGGTGAAATTCACGGTATCTGGACCGGCTATCGGCGGGGCTAAATCGGGTATAAATTTTGATCCCTCGGACCCTCGTAAAAAAGACGTGCTTGATCGCTGGTTTAAGGCTGTTACGCCATTGTTGAAAAACTATTATGGCACAGGAGGGGACTTAAATATAGATGAAATAACAGACGTTATCCCATTAACGGAGCAATACGGCTTGTGGCATCCTCAAGAGGGTGTGCTTAGCGGGCATTTCGATGTTCGTGAGAATGGTCGGATACATCAAATTGGACAACTTCGTTATGGTGTTTCCAAGGTATTGGAAGATGGTACCTACAGTCCGGAATTGAAACGTAAATATAAGGTTGCCGATATGATTACTGGATTTGGCGTCGCTGAATCAGTTCGCCATTTTTATTCGCTGTTCGGCGGTGAAATAGGCGAGAAAACTGCGATCATCCAAGGCTGGGGCAATGTAGCCGCTTCGGCAGCATTTTACCTGAGTAAATTTGGTGTAAAGGTTATTGGGATTATCGATCGCGTCGGTGGATTGATCAATGAAAAAGGGTTCTCTGAAGAAGAAATTGCTGCATTATTTTTATCCCGTAACGGGAATTCCCTCGCAGCAGACCATCTGATCCCATTTGAAGAGATCAACGAGCGTATCTGGAAATTAGGTGCTGATATCTTCATCCCAGCCGCAGCTTCAAGACTGGTTTCCAAAGAGCAAGTCAATACGATGGTAGCCCACGGCTTAGAGCTTATCGCTTCTGGCGCGAATGTTCCATTCGCCGATAAGGAGATTTTCTACGGCCCGGTCATGGAGTATGCAGATCAGCATGTTGCTGTTATCCCAGACTTTATTGCTAATTGCGGCATGGCACGGGTATTCGCTTACCTTATGCAGCCCAATATAGAAATCAGTGATGATGCTTTGTTCTCCGACGTTTCTGACATTATTTTAAAAGCTATGGAAGCTATACATGCTGCTAACCCAACTTCTAAGACGGGTATTTCGTCGAGGGGGTATGAGATTGCTTTGAAACAACTTGTTTAG
- a CDS encoding homogentisate 1,2-dioxygenase, which produces MPLYHQLGQVPRKRHTVFRKPNGELYAEELVSTHGFSSTYALVYHCHPPTLVKQIQEPYDVSPTVARDKHLKHTSLKGFQVKPKADYLESRVPVLVNDDLHISLAAPEDSMKDYFYKNSQADEVIFVHEGSGTLKTGYGEIPFAYGDYLVIPRGVIYQMEFDDKNNRLFIVESFEPIRTPKRYRNEFGQLAEHAPFYERDIKRPQNLKTYDEFGDFEVKIKKQGLIYPYIYGSHPFDFIGWDGYHYPWAFSIHDFMPITGMLHQPPPVHQTFETNSFVLCSFCPRLYDYHPDSIPAPYNHSNVDSDEVLYYVDGDFMSRKSVEKGQITLHPGGIPHGPHPGTVEKSIGQTRTDELAVMIDPFRPLKLTKEALELEDPDYYISWLS; this is translated from the coding sequence ATGCCACTTTATCATCAATTGGGACAGGTTCCCCGAAAACGACATACTGTATTCAGAAAGCCCAATGGCGAGCTTTATGCGGAAGAGTTGGTATCTACACACGGCTTCTCGAGCACCTATGCTTTAGTCTATCATTGTCATCCACCAACCCTAGTTAAACAAATACAAGAACCCTATGATGTGTCGCCAACAGTAGCACGTGATAAGCATCTAAAACATACGAGCCTGAAGGGTTTTCAGGTAAAACCTAAAGCAGATTATTTAGAAAGTCGAGTGCCGGTCTTGGTAAACGACGATTTGCATATTTCTTTGGCGGCGCCAGAGGATTCGATGAAGGACTATTTCTATAAGAACAGCCAAGCTGACGAGGTGATTTTTGTACATGAGGGTTCAGGAACATTAAAAACCGGCTATGGGGAAATTCCTTTTGCCTACGGCGACTACCTAGTGATCCCGAGGGGAGTAATCTATCAAATGGAATTTGACGATAAGAACAATAGGTTATTTATTGTCGAATCCTTCGAGCCCATCCGCACACCAAAGCGCTATAGAAATGAGTTTGGACAGTTAGCGGAGCATGCACCCTTCTATGAAAGAGATATCAAGCGTCCTCAGAATCTGAAGACATATGATGAGTTTGGCGATTTTGAAGTTAAGATTAAGAAGCAAGGATTGATCTATCCATACATTTACGGAAGTCACCCTTTTGATTTTATTGGTTGGGATGGATATCACTATCCATGGGCATTTTCTATTCATGACTTTATGCCGATCACCGGTATGTTGCATCAGCCGCCACCTGTTCATCAGACTTTTGAGACAAACTCTTTTGTGTTATGTAGTTTCTGTCCGCGTTTGTATGACTATCATCCGGATTCTATCCCTGCTCCTTATAACCACAGCAATGTGGATTCCGACGAGGTTCTTTATTATGTGGACGGCGATTTCATGAGCCGTAAATCTGTCGAAAAGGGACAGATTACCTTACATCCGGGCGGTATTCCGCATGGGCCGCATCCTGGTACTGTGGAAAAGAGCATCGGACAAACGAGAACAGATGAACTAGCGGTTATGATCGATCCTTTCCGTCCGCTGAAATTGACGAAGGAAGCTTTGGAATTAGAGGATCCTGACTATTACATTTCCTGGTTAAGTTAA
- a CDS encoding fumarylacetoacetate hydrolase family protein, whose translation MKIITYRQNNQESLGLVHQNYIIPVSKIGNHLPENMEALLASGNEGLENLNKAFQLYLQNNPDGLSGLSLGEVEILAPVPRPSSLRDAYAFRQHVETSRANRGLDMIPEFDLFPVFYFSNHRAIAGPGDVYCMPDHFDRMDFELEVAIVINKEGRNIKAGDADDYIAGYMIMNDLSARRMQMEEMKLNLGPAKGKDFATVIGPYLITKDELAAYKTPTPADREGDLYDLQMQCFVNDVKVSSGSLSSMNWTFAEIIERISYGVTIYPGDVIGSGTVGTGCFLELNGTGKRKDPNYEEQWLQPGDRVRMEVTALGTLENTILLDKNL comes from the coding sequence ATGAAAATCATAACATACCGACAAAATAATCAAGAATCATTAGGTCTTGTACATCAAAATTACATCATCCCGGTATCCAAAATCGGTAATCACCTGCCGGAAAACATGGAAGCATTGCTAGCTTCCGGAAACGAGGGACTGGAAAATCTCAATAAAGCATTCCAACTATATCTACAAAACAATCCGGACGGATTATCAGGCTTATCGCTCGGCGAAGTTGAAATACTCGCACCAGTGCCGAGACCCTCGTCCTTGAGAGATGCCTATGCCTTTCGGCAACACGTGGAAACCTCAAGAGCAAACCGCGGATTGGACATGATTCCTGAATTCGACTTATTTCCTGTATTCTATTTTTCTAATCATCGCGCTATAGCCGGTCCTGGAGACGTGTACTGTATGCCTGATCATTTTGACCGCATGGATTTCGAACTGGAAGTCGCAATCGTTATCAATAAAGAAGGTAGAAACATTAAAGCCGGAGATGCCGATGATTATATCGCCGGTTATATGATCATGAACGACCTGAGTGCTCGGCGCATGCAAATGGAAGAGATGAAGCTGAATCTTGGCCCAGCGAAGGGAAAGGATTTCGCAACAGTAATTGGACCATACCTAATCACAAAAGACGAACTAGCAGCCTACAAGACACCTACGCCTGCCGATCGCGAAGGCGACTTATACGATCTACAAATGCAATGCTTTGTCAATGACGTTAAAGTATCATCAGGCAGTTTATCGAGCATGAACTGGACCTTCGCTGAAATCATCGAACGTATATCCTATGGCGTGACCATCTACCCTGGCGATGTGATAGGCTCCGGAACCGTAGGAACGGGATGTTTTTTAGAGCTTAATGGAACCGGAAAGCGCAAAGATCCAAACTACGAAGAACAGTGGCTGCAGCCGGGCGATCGCGTCCGCATGGAAGTTACTGCTTTAGGAACGCTTGAAAACACCATACTCTTAGACAAAAACCTATAA